In Buchnera aphidicola (Schlechtendalia peitan), one genomic interval encodes:
- the tkt gene encoding transketolase translates to MHTKKRLANAIRALSIDSVQRAKSGHPGMPMGMADIAEVLWRDFLKHNPSNPLWDNRDRFILSNGHGSILLYSLLHLTGYDLPISELKNFRQLNSRTPGHPEVGHTPGVEITTGPLGQGLAAAVGMAIAERTLGAEFNRPNYDIVDHYTWVFVGDGCLMEGISHEVCSLAGTLKLGKLIVFYDNNGISIDGDVSNWFTDDTGNRFKSYNWHVIFDIDGHNSDDISRAIKESVLIKDKPSLIICKTIIGFGSPNKSGTQDVHGSPLGELEVTLTKKQLKWDFPDFFIPQDIYEDWNFVAQGQLLEDHWKQKFIEYKKKYPQLANEYTRRINRIVPNMWEKSYNKFISNLCTNVKNIATRVASQNALEFFCNKFPEIIGGSADLAPSNLSMWTGSKSINNNLLGNYIHYGVREFGMTSIANGLFHHGGFIPYTSTFLVFTDYARNAVRMASLMKTQHIFIYTHDSIGLGEDGPTHQPIEQLATLRLTPNLNVWRPCDQVETAIAWKSALENKFGPTALILSRQNLVQIIKDVKYVNSISRGGYVLKDSNCGKNLDAIIISTGSEISIAISVYTKLINKGYYIRLVSMPSTDIFDQQDDSYKQFVLPKLITNRVVIEAGISDYWYKYVGLSGIVIGVSSFGESAPAEELFEKFGFNVDNIVRRIVHLLNS, encoded by the coding sequence ATGCATACAAAAAAACGATTGGCTAATGCTATTAGAGCATTAAGTATAGATTCAGTTCAGAGAGCAAAATCTGGACATCCAGGTATGCCCATGGGAATGGCTGACATTGCTGAAGTATTATGGAGAGATTTTTTAAAACACAATCCAAGTAATCCATTATGGGATAATAGAGATCGTTTTATTCTTTCTAATGGACATGGATCTATTCTTTTATATAGTTTATTACATTTGACTGGATACGATTTACCAATATCAGAGTTAAAAAATTTTAGACAATTGAATTCTAGAACTCCTGGTCATCCTGAAGTTGGACATACTCCAGGAGTAGAAATTACCACTGGTCCTTTAGGACAAGGTTTAGCTGCTGCAGTTGGAATGGCAATTGCAGAACGCACTTTAGGTGCAGAATTTAATAGACCAAACTACGACATAGTAGATCATTATACGTGGGTATTTGTAGGTGATGGTTGTTTAATGGAAGGGATTTCTCATGAAGTGTGTTCATTAGCAGGAACACTAAAGTTAGGAAAATTAATTGTATTTTATGATAATAATGGTATATCTATTGATGGCGATGTTAGTAATTGGTTTACAGATGATACAGGAAATCGGTTTAAATCTTATAATTGGCATGTAATATTTGATATAGACGGACATAATTCTGATGATATTTCCCGTGCAATTAAAGAATCTGTACTTATCAAAGATAAACCTTCTTTAATAATTTGTAAAACTATTATTGGTTTTGGTTCACCGAATAAATCAGGTACACAAGATGTACATGGATCACCTTTAGGAGAGTTAGAAGTTACTTTAACTAAGAAGCAATTAAAATGGGATTTTCCTGATTTTTTTATACCTCAAGATATTTATGAAGATTGGAATTTTGTAGCACAAGGACAATTATTAGAAGATCACTGGAAACAAAAATTTATAGAGTATAAGAAAAAATATCCTCAGTTAGCAAATGAATATACTCGACGTATTAATCGCATTGTTCCCAATATGTGGGAAAAAAGTTACAATAAATTTATTAGTAATTTATGCACTAATGTTAAAAATATTGCTACTAGAGTAGCTTCTCAAAATGCTTTAGAATTTTTTTGTAATAAATTTCCAGAAATAATTGGAGGTTCTGCTGATTTGGCTCCAAGTAATCTTAGTATGTGGACTGGCTCTAAATCTATTAATAATAATTTATTAGGAAATTATATTCATTATGGAGTACGTGAATTTGGAATGACATCTATTGCAAATGGACTATTTCATCATGGAGGGTTTATTCCTTATACTTCTACTTTTTTAGTGTTTACTGATTATGCACGAAATGCAGTGCGTATGGCTTCATTAATGAAGACGCAACACATTTTTATTTATACTCATGATTCTATAGGATTAGGTGAAGATGGACCTACACATCAACCGATAGAACAGTTAGCTACACTTCGTTTAACTCCTAATTTAAATGTATGGAGACCTTGCGATCAAGTAGAAACTGCAATAGCATGGAAATCAGCACTAGAAAACAAGTTTGGACCTACAGCACTGATTTTATCTCGTCAAAATTTGGTTCAAATTATAAAGGATGTAAAATATGTAAATAGCATTTCTCGAGGTGGATATGTTTTAAAGGATAGTAATTGTGGGAAAAATCTCGATGCTATTATTATATCTACTGGATCAGAAATTAGTATTGCAATTTCTGTTTATACAAAGTTAATTAATAAGGGTTATTATATCAGATTAGTTTCTATGCCATCTACTGATATATTTGATCAACAAGATGATTCTTATAAACAATTTGTATTACCTAAATTAATTACTAATCGTGTTGTTATCGAAGCGGGAATTTCTGATTATTGGTATAAATATGTAGGATTAAGCGGAATAGTTATTGGAGTCAGTTCTTTTGGAGAATCAGCACCTGCTGAAGAATTATTTGAAAAATTTGGATTTAATGTTGACAATATAGTACGTCGTATAGTTCATTTATTAAATTCTTAG
- the dapE gene encoding succinyl-diaminopimelate desuccinylase yields the protein MMCPVVRLAKQLISIPSISPKDLGCQEIIFDRLIKIGFSIENMNCSDTHNMWACRGEGVTLAFLGHTDVVPSGDEDNWKFPPFIPTIHNGYLFGRGVADMKGALAAMIIAVENIVRKYPNHTGRLAFLITSDEESKATNGTIKIVDRLISRKEKIDYCLVGEPSSIELLGDVIKNGRRGSLTAYLHIYGIQGHIAYSHLADNPIHNVLPFLLNLISMKWDNGNVFFPPTSLQIYDIQSGTGTDNIIPETLLVKFNFRFGNSITINIIKEKVRLLLLNFNLKYEIEWKLSGMPFITESGLLIDVVANVIKEQCCIVPKILTTGGTSDGRFMSKMGSQIVELGLISKTIHQSNECTKISDLKLLSRMYECIIKKLLLNSSL from the coding sequence ATGATGTGTCCTGTAGTACGTTTAGCAAAACAACTTATTTCAATACCTTCGATTAGTCCAAAGGATTTAGGATGTCAGGAAATAATATTTGACAGACTAATTAAAATAGGATTTTCTATTGAAAATATGAATTGTAGTGATACACATAATATGTGGGCTTGTAGAGGAGAAGGAGTTACATTAGCTTTTTTAGGACATACTGATGTTGTACCGAGTGGAGATGAAGATAATTGGAAATTTCCTCCGTTTATTCCGACTATACACAATGGATATTTATTTGGCCGTGGTGTAGCTGATATGAAAGGGGCATTAGCAGCAATGATTATTGCTGTTGAAAATATTGTTAGGAAGTATCCTAATCATACTGGAAGGCTTGCTTTTTTAATTACATCTGATGAAGAATCAAAAGCTACAAATGGTACTATAAAAATAGTAGATCGTTTAATTTCTCGAAAAGAAAAAATTGATTATTGTTTAGTAGGAGAGCCGTCTAGTATCGAATTATTAGGTGATGTTATTAAAAATGGTCGCCGAGGTTCTTTAACAGCATACTTGCATATTTATGGTATACAAGGACATATTGCATATTCTCATTTAGCTGATAATCCTATTCATAATGTATTACCATTTTTATTAAATTTAATATCTATGAAGTGGGATAATGGTAATGTTTTTTTTCCACCTACTAGTTTACAAATTTATGATATTCAATCTGGAACGGGCACTGATAATATAATACCTGAAACATTGTTAGTTAAATTTAATTTTCGTTTTGGTAATTCTATAACTATTAATATTATTAAAGAAAAAGTCAGACTTTTGTTATTGAATTTTAATTTAAAATATGAAATAGAATGGAAATTGTCTGGAATGCCTTTTATTACTGAATCTGGATTATTAATAGATGTAGTAGCAAATGTTATTAAAGAACAGTGCTGTATAGTTCCTAAAATATTAACAACGGGAGGTACATCTGACGGTCGTTTTATGTCTAAAATGGGTTCTCAAATAGTAGAATTAGGGCTTATTAGTAAAACTATACATCAGTCAAATGAGTGTACAAAAATTTCAGATTTAAAATTATTAAGTCGAATGTATGAATGTATTATTAAAAAATTGTTGTTAAATAGTTCTTTATAA
- the dapA gene encoding 4-hydroxy-tetrahydrodipicolinate synthase, with translation MFKGSIVALITPMDKQGNICQTSLKKLIEYHIQHGTTAIVSVGTTGESATLSQEEHIETVMLTVKISKNRIPIIAGTGSNATSEAILLTRKFESSGVSACLTVTPYYNRPTQQGLYEHFKAIAKNTRLPQILYNVPIRTGCDLMPNTVIKLSKLKNIIGIKEATGDLSRVQKIKNLVHNDFLLISGDDATALDFIKLGGNGVISVTANIAANEMTKICNFALNNDFISARLLNNRLASLHHNLFTEPNPIPVKWIAKKIGLIATDTLRLPLTPALKKTRLILEKSLKISNIIKT, from the coding sequence ATGTTTAAAGGAAGTATAGTCGCACTTATAACTCCAATGGATAAACAAGGTAATATTTGCCAAACTAGTTTAAAAAAACTAATTGAATACCATATACAACATGGAACAACAGCCATCGTATCCGTTGGAACTACTGGAGAATCAGCTACTTTAAGCCAAGAAGAACACATTGAAACCGTTATGCTTACAGTAAAAATATCAAAAAATAGAATTCCTATAATTGCTGGAACAGGATCTAACGCAACATCAGAAGCTATTCTCTTAACTAGAAAGTTTGAATCATCAGGGGTATCTGCATGTTTAACTGTAACTCCTTATTATAATAGACCTACACAACAAGGATTATACGAACATTTTAAAGCTATTGCAAAAAATACACGTCTACCTCAAATTTTATATAATGTTCCTATAAGAACTGGATGTGATTTAATGCCAAATACAGTTATTAAACTATCTAAATTAAAGAATATTATAGGCATAAAAGAAGCGACTGGAGATTTATCTAGAGTACAAAAAATAAAAAATTTAGTACATAATGATTTTCTACTTATTAGTGGTGATGATGCTACAGCATTAGACTTCATAAAACTAGGCGGAAATGGAGTAATATCAGTTACTGCTAATATAGCAGCAAATGAAATGACTAAAATATGCAATTTTGCCTTAAATAATGATTTTATCTCAGCAAGATTATTAAACAACCGTTTAGCATCATTGCATCATAATCTATTTACAGAACCTAATCCTATTCCTGTAAAATGGATAGCAAAAAAAATTGGATTAATCGCAACAGATACTCTACGTTTGCCTTTAACTCCTGCTTTAAAAAAGACGCGATTAATTCTAGAAAAATCTTTAAAAATTTCTAATATTATCAAAACATAA